One genomic window of Desulfitobacterium chlororespirans DSM 11544 includes the following:
- the pduL gene encoding phosphate propanoyltransferase → MQTFKVPVGISNRHVHLSEEHIEILFGAGHQLTRTKDLSQPGQFACEETVTLVGPKGTMANIRVLGPARKATQVELAATDTFKLGVKPPVRDSGDLSGTPGLELVGPAGKVQVEAGTIIAARHIHMTPEDAEKYCLKDGDHVKVQVTGPRAGVFERVLIRVNPNYALDMHVDTDEGNAFGLKNGDLLDVIIE, encoded by the coding sequence ATGCAAACCTTTAAAGTTCCTGTAGGAATTTCCAATCGCCATGTTCATCTCTCTGAAGAACATATTGAAATTTTATTTGGTGCCGGACATCAGTTGACCCGGACCAAGGATTTATCCCAGCCCGGTCAATTCGCCTGTGAAGAAACGGTAACCCTGGTGGGGCCCAAGGGCACCATGGCCAATATCCGGGTGCTGGGACCTGCCCGCAAAGCAACCCAGGTGGAACTGGCAGCCACGGATACCTTTAAGCTTGGCGTCAAACCCCCGGTCCGGGATTCGGGAGATCTCTCCGGAACACCTGGTTTGGAGCTGGTAGGCCCTGCCGGAAAAGTTCAGGTTGAAGCCGGGACCATTATTGCAGCCCGTCATATTCATATGACTCCGGAAGATGCTGAAAAATACTGTTTAAAAGATGGAGATCATGTCAAGGTCCAAGTCACCGGACCACGGGCCGGTGTCTTTGAACGGGTATTGATTCGGGTTAACCCCAATTATGCTCTGGATATGCATGTGGATACGGACGAAGGCAATGCCTTTGGCTTAAAAAATGGGGATTTGCTGGACGTTATTATCGAGTAA
- a CDS encoding L-2-amino-thiazoline-4-carboxylic acid hydrolase: MKETFTYDMQARILFLMFSKRVFGYLTGSLGKEKTASLRRKAKKEYREMLLRTPSVGGKDNIFRSGLIMAAMFFAVYKAANGAISEQMFGEMTVHAAHTPFLLKSYSQKDAFSEKMMRQKTIAAERSQKREYSTDWVFTHEIKGPDEHITTFRQCAICELGKREDCFALVKYICNIDFITYDQMGANLIRTQTLADGDDVCGFHVVKKTKVRHPPSR; this comes from the coding sequence ATGAAAGAAACCTTCACCTATGATATGCAGGCAAGAATTTTGTTTCTTATGTTTAGTAAAAGGGTTTTCGGCTATCTTACCGGCAGCCTGGGAAAAGAAAAAACAGCTTCGCTCCGCAGAAAAGCGAAGAAGGAATATCGGGAAATGCTGCTCAGAACCCCTTCGGTGGGCGGTAAGGATAACATTTTCCGCTCAGGTCTTATCATGGCTGCGATGTTTTTTGCGGTTTATAAGGCAGCGAACGGCGCCATCAGCGAGCAAATGTTCGGGGAAATGACAGTTCATGCGGCACATACACCGTTCTTGCTCAAATCCTATTCCCAAAAGGACGCCTTTTCCGAAAAAATGATGCGCCAAAAAACCATCGCCGCAGAGCGTTCGCAGAAACGGGAATACAGTACGGATTGGGTATTTACACATGAAATAAAAGGTCCGGACGAGCACATCACCACGTTTCGTCAGTGCGCCATATGCGAGCTTGGAAAACGCGAAGACTGCTTTGCTCTCGTAAAATATATCTGTAACATTGATTTCATTACCTATGACCAAATGGGAGCGAATCTGATTCGCACCCAAACGCTGGCCGACGGCGATGATGTATGCGGATTTCATGTTGTAAAAAAGACGAAGGTCCGTCATCCCCCGAGCCGGTAA
- a CDS encoding TetR/AcrR family transcriptional regulator, giving the protein MSLPDCSIDPKILVSAKEEFLRKGFAEASLREICQKAGVTTGALYKRFSGKEELFAAVLEPTLKDINVLSEAVEQSNYEHLEREEMQAVWDMSEATHQRWIEFLYSRYDGFKLLLCCSAGSVYANFLNDFVAENTKHTLAFVEEAFARGLTKIRIDEDELHILLTAYWSTLFETIIHDFSKEKALHHCSIITKFFNWQAVLGF; this is encoded by the coding sequence ATGTCATTACCCGATTGCAGCATTGATCCTAAGATATTGGTCAGCGCGAAAGAAGAGTTTTTGCGAAAGGGATTTGCCGAGGCATCCTTGCGGGAAATATGCCAAAAAGCCGGCGTCACCACCGGCGCTCTGTACAAAAGATTTTCCGGAAAGGAGGAATTGTTCGCGGCCGTACTGGAACCTACTCTGAAGGACATCAACGTCTTAAGCGAAGCCGTGGAACAGAGTAATTATGAACACCTGGAACGGGAAGAAATGCAGGCGGTGTGGGATATGTCGGAAGCAACCCACCAAAGGTGGATCGAGTTTCTTTACTCCAGGTATGACGGCTTTAAGCTTCTTTTGTGCTGCTCCGCAGGCTCCGTATATGCGAATTTTTTGAATGATTTTGTAGCTGAGAACACCAAACATACCCTGGCCTTTGTGGAAGAAGCCTTTGCCCGGGGGCTTACAAAAATCCGCATTGACGAAGATGAGCTCCACATCCTCCTGACGGCATATTGGTCCACCCTGTTCGAAACGATCATCCATGATTTTTCCAAAGAAAAAGCGCTGCACCATTGCAGCATCATTACCAAATTTTTTAACTGGCAAGCTGTTTTAGGGTTTTGA
- a CDS encoding NAD(P)/FAD-dependent oxidoreductase, with protein MAMPKEEKLKVAVVGGGAAGLLAAVIARREGAEVRILERNQRVGKKILTTGNGRCNLTNTDLHLSHYHGQNPKFAYSALQAFDNHRAIDFFEELGITHKVEEEGKIFPFSNQASSVLDVLRYEVEHLGIETMLEAEVKEICKVSQGFELAAKDGKKYFAHRVILAAGGKAAPNLGTNGSGYALAEKLGHRLVEPFPALVQLKLESPFLKQIKGIKFDGGAQVLVKGKTLAKAQGEILFTEYGISGPPIFQLSRTAAEKLRMQNAVWLKVVLLPVWSREKLEQYLSKRWEEAPEKSVHFSFVGFINKQLVPVLLKQSGIEDINKPVAALTAREKAGILNLLQDWRFQVIGTNSWTAAQVTAGGLDVRDINPRTMESLLVPGLYFAGEILDIDGDCGGYNLQWAWSSGYVAGKSAADG; from the coding sequence ATGGCAATGCCCAAGGAAGAAAAGCTCAAAGTCGCCGTGGTGGGAGGGGGAGCAGCAGGTCTTTTGGCAGCGGTGATCGCCAGGCGGGAAGGGGCAGAGGTTAGGATATTGGAAAGGAATCAACGGGTCGGCAAGAAAATCCTGACCACAGGCAATGGGCGCTGCAACCTGACGAATACGGATTTGCATTTATCCCATTACCATGGCCAAAATCCTAAATTTGCTTATAGTGCTTTACAAGCTTTTGATAATCATCGGGCCATCGACTTTTTTGAGGAGCTGGGTATCACTCATAAAGTTGAAGAAGAAGGCAAAATCTTTCCTTTTTCCAATCAAGCCTCCAGTGTCCTGGATGTTCTGCGTTATGAAGTGGAGCACTTGGGGATCGAGACGATGCTCGAAGCCGAAGTGAAAGAGATTTGTAAAGTGAGCCAAGGCTTTGAATTGGCGGCGAAGGATGGCAAGAAGTATTTTGCTCATCGCGTTATTCTGGCTGCCGGAGGTAAGGCCGCTCCCAATCTGGGTACTAATGGCAGTGGGTATGCATTGGCCGAAAAACTGGGACATCGCCTGGTGGAACCTTTCCCGGCTTTGGTCCAACTTAAGCTGGAGTCGCCCTTCCTCAAACAGATTAAAGGCATCAAATTCGATGGCGGGGCGCAAGTGCTGGTCAAGGGAAAAACTTTGGCCAAAGCCCAAGGGGAAATCCTATTTACGGAGTATGGGATTTCCGGTCCGCCGATTTTCCAATTAAGCCGGACGGCTGCCGAAAAACTGCGGATGCAGAATGCGGTTTGGCTTAAGGTGGTGCTGCTCCCCGTTTGGTCCAGGGAAAAGCTTGAGCAGTATCTAAGCAAGCGCTGGGAGGAGGCTCCGGAAAAGAGCGTGCATTTCAGCTTTGTCGGCTTTATCAATAAGCAGTTAGTTCCCGTGCTCCTCAAACAGTCCGGCATTGAAGATATTAACAAGCCGGTCGCTGCTTTGACCGCCCGGGAAAAGGCAGGTATTCTGAACCTGCTTCAAGACTGGCGTTTCCAGGTCATCGGCACCAACAGCTGGACGGCTGCTCAGGTCACGGCCGGAGGCCTTGATGTTCGTGATATCAACCCCAGGACCATGGAATCTCTGCTGGTGCCGGGACTTTATTTTGCCGGCGAGATCCTGGATATTGATGGAGACTGCGGAGGCTATAACCTGCAATGGGCCTGGTCTTCAGGCTATGTGGCGGGCAAGAGTGCTGCCGACGGATGA